Proteins found in one Patescibacteria group bacterium genomic segment:
- the lysS gene encoding lysine--tRNA ligase translates to MAKPLEELRKIRLQKLEAIKKLGINPYPARCQREQTVAQSLKMMSKKVAVAGRVMSVRGHGGIQFFDLQDESAKIQLVFKSEKIKGKKAELLSLLDIGDFIDVQGKVFKTDAGETSVAVEDFHLLTKSIRSLPSKWHGLKDVEERYRKRYLDLIMNPQVKKTFEMRAKITTAVREFLDKEGFVEVETPTLQPIYGGATARPFKTRHHTLDHDFYLKISDELYLKRLIVSGFEKVYEIDKDFRNEGIDRIHNPEFTQMECYWAYADYHDIMKLTEELYAFVARKVLGTTKVKFGENLIDFKTPWKRMTMKEGLKEYAKIDVDKLSDQEIKKLLEKHNLEVEEKPTLSGVAAGFNRGVAIATLFELVEPYLIQPTFVYDFPRETSALSKQKEDEPTIIERFEPYTAGFELGNAYSELNNPLIQKEFFEEQVKAAKSGDKEAHPMDQPYIEAMEYGMPPTGGLGLGIDRMVMLMTNNQNIRDVILFPTLRPERKKQ, encoded by the coding sequence ATGGCTAAACCTCTTGAAGAATTAAGAAAAATTCGTCTCCAAAAATTAGAAGCAATTAAAAAATTAGGAATCAACCCTTATCCGGCTCGTTGTCAAAGAGAACAAACAGTTGCCCAGTCTTTAAAGATGATGAGCAAAAAAGTAGCCGTGGCCGGGAGAGTGATGTCTGTTCGGGGTCATGGTGGTATTCAGTTTTTTGATCTTCAAGATGAATCAGCCAAAATCCAATTAGTTTTTAAATCAGAAAAGATAAAAGGGAAAAAAGCAGAACTTTTAAGTCTTTTAGATATTGGTGATTTTATTGATGTTCAAGGAAAGGTTTTTAAGACTGATGCTGGCGAAACTTCTGTTGCTGTAGAGGATTTTCATTTATTAACCAAATCAATTCGTTCGTTACCTTCAAAATGGCATGGTTTAAAAGATGTTGAGGAAAGATATCGAAAAAGGTATCTGGATTTAATCATGAATCCTCAGGTCAAGAAAACTTTTGAGATGAGGGCCAAGATTACGACGGCGGTCAGAGAATTTTTAGACAAAGAAGGTTTTGTTGAGGTCGAGACCCCAACCCTTCAACCGATTTATGGTGGAGCTACGGCTCGACCCTTTAAAACTCGTCATCATACTCTAGATCATGATTTTTATCTGAAGATTTCAGATGAGCTTTATCTCAAGCGCTTGATTGTTAGCGGTTTTGAAAAAGTTTATGAAATTGATAAGGATTTTAGAAACGAAGGCATTGACCGGATCCATAATCCCGAGTTTACCCAAATGGAATGTTATTGGGCCTATGCTGATTACCATGACATCATGAAATTAACAGAAGAGCTTTATGCTTTTGTGGCCCGCAAAGTTTTGGGGACCACTAAAGTCAAATTTGGTGAGAACCTCATCGATTTTAAAACGCCCTGGAAAAGAATGACAATGAAAGAAGGCTTAAAAGAATATGCCAAGATTGATGTCGACAAACTGTCTGATCAAGAGATAAAAAAATTACTAGAAAAGCATAATCTGGAAGTAGAAGAAAAACCAACTCTAAGCGGTGTAGCAGCTGGTTTTAATCGCGGGGTGGCGATTGCTACTCTTTTTGAATTAGTGGAACCTTATCTCATCCAGCCCACTTTTGTTTATGATTTTCCCAGGGAAACTTCAGCTCTGAGTAAGCAAAAAGAAGATGAGCCAACTATCATTGAGAGATTTGAACCTTACACCGCCGGTTTCGAGTTAGGCAATGCTTACAGTGAATTGAATAATCCCTTAATCCAAAAAGAGTTTTTTGAAGAACAGGTTAAAGCGGCTAAATCTGGAGACAAAGAAGCCCATCCCATGGACCAACCCTATATTGAGGCCATGGAGTATGGGATGCCACCGACCGGCGGTTTGGGTTTAGGAATTGACCGGATGGTGATGTTGATGACTAATAATCAAAATATTCGTGACGTCATTTTATTTCCCACCCTTCGTCCAGAAAGAAAGAAACAATGA
- the secA gene encoding preprotein translocase subunit SecA: MIKFFDHLLDSNEKQLRKLTPMVGKINELEPKMKKLKDDEFSGMTAAFKKRLADGETADDLLPEAFALAREAIRRTVGERAFDVQLMAAITLHQGRIAEQRTGEGKTLSSTIAAYLNGLTERGVHIVTVNDYLARRDTGWYGQALQFAGLSLGCIIHDQAFLLDPQYTEKQQQEERLRHLKPISRREAYQADITYGTNNEFGFDYLRNNMALRVEDQVQRGHHFAIVDEVDSILVDEARTPLIISAPDTEPTQKYYQFAELINGLSPDTDYLTDEKTKTANLTEHGIKKIENRLGIDNLYEKDFDTIHHIENALKSRVHYLRDRDYVVKDDQVIIVDEFTGRLMHGRRWSEGLHQAVEAKENVKIQQESVTMATISFQNYFRMYQKLAGMTGTAATEAEEFIKIYNLDTIVIPTNKPMIREDNPDLVYKTVRAKYAAVVREIEECYQKGQPVLVGTTSIEKNEIVSKFLDKKGITHNVLNAKQHEREAKIITEAGRPKAITVATNMAGRGVDIVLGGSKPEKQTKKAMEEWQQAHDQVIKSGGLHVIGTERHESRRIDNQLRGRSGRQGDPGSSRFFVSLEDDIMRLFGGERIAGLMTTLKLPEDQPIEHSMVSKAIEQAQTKVEGFNFDMRKRVVEYDDVMNRQREIIYKKRQEILKAADKSNGELKKEIQEKMISNLDNLVALYTPEGIVEIEYEQIVTGFCEILPFDTNSQGKLKVQLKDLKDPEKIKDLLKKLAKDAYESREKQIGSEMMRQLERFVYLRTIDRLWVDHLDAMDDLREGVGLRGYGQKDPLVEYKKEAFTSFERLLDSIDHDLIRQIFRVQIGQPQPQRQPIQTNIDTKDNMGLTAQPQQAKQAIPRKKKVGRNDPCPCGSNKKYKKCCYPKYE; the protein is encoded by the coding sequence ATGATTAAATTTTTTGACCACCTCCTTGATTCTAACGAGAAGCAGCTTAGGAAACTAACACCGATGGTCGGGAAGATTAATGAGCTTGAGCCAAAAATGAAAAAGCTCAAGGATGATGAATTTTCAGGCATGACCGCGGCTTTTAAGAAAAGATTGGCTGATGGTGAAACCGCTGATGATTTACTCCCCGAGGCTTTTGCTTTGGCTCGGGAAGCGATTAGACGAACTGTTGGTGAGCGGGCTTTTGATGTTCAGTTAATGGCCGCCATTACTCTTCATCAGGGTCGGATTGCGGAACAGCGAACCGGAGAAGGTAAAACCTTATCATCTACAATTGCGGCTTATCTTAACGGTCTAACCGAGAGAGGGGTTCACATTGTCACCGTTAATGACTACTTAGCCCGTCGAGACACGGGTTGGTACGGTCAGGCTCTTCAATTCGCCGGTCTTTCTTTGGGTTGTATTATTCATGACCAAGCCTTTCTTTTAGATCCTCAATACACCGAAAAACAACAACAAGAAGAAAGATTAAGACATTTAAAGCCGATCAGTCGTCGAGAGGCTTATCAGGCGGATATTACTTATGGAACTAATAATGAATTTGGTTTTGATTATCTTCGAAATAATATGGCTCTTCGAGTCGAAGACCAGGTTCAACGCGGTCATCATTTTGCCATTGTTGATGAAGTTGATTCAATCTTAGTTGATGAAGCTCGGACGCCTTTGATTATTTCGGCTCCAGACACCGAACCAACCCAGAAATATTATCAATTCGCGGAGTTAATTAATGGTTTATCACCAGACACTGATTACTTGACTGATGAGAAAACTAAAACCGCTAATTTAACCGAACACGGGATTAAGAAAATTGAGAACCGGTTGGGGATTGATAATCTTTACGAAAAAGACTTTGATACGATTCATCATATTGAGAACGCCCTTAAATCCAGAGTCCATTATCTCCGTGACCGTGATTACGTGGTTAAGGATGATCAGGTGATTATTGTTGATGAATTTACGGGACGATTAATGCACGGTCGCCGCTGGTCAGAGGGTTTGCATCAAGCGGTTGAAGCCAAAGAGAATGTCAAAATTCAACAAGAATCGGTGACGATGGCGACCATTTCTTTCCAAAATTATTTCCGGATGTACCAAAAATTAGCGGGTATGACCGGTACGGCGGCCACTGAAGCTGAAGAGTTCATCAAAATCTACAACCTGGACACAATCGTTATTCCGACTAACAAACCCATGATTCGAGAAGATAATCCTGATCTTGTTTACAAAACGGTTCGGGCAAAATATGCGGCCGTGGTTCGAGAAATTGAGGAATGTTATCAAAAAGGTCAACCCGTTTTAGTCGGGACCACCTCAATTGAAAAAAACGAAATTGTTTCCAAGTTTCTGGACAAAAAGGGTATTACTCATAATGTTTTAAATGCTAAGCAGCACGAAAGAGAAGCCAAGATTATTACCGAAGCTGGTCGACCAAAAGCAATCACGGTGGCGACTAATATGGCCGGTCGAGGAGTGGATATTGTTTTGGGCGGTTCGAAACCCGAAAAACAAACCAAGAAGGCTATGGAAGAATGGCAGCAAGCCCATGATCAAGTGATTAAATCAGGCGGTCTTCATGTCATTGGGACTGAACGCCATGAGTCAAGAAGAATCGACAATCAATTACGAGGTCGTTCCGGCCGTCAGGGTGATCCTGGTTCTTCAAGATTCTTTGTTTCTTTAGAGGATGACATTATGAGGCTTTTTGGTGGTGAAAGAATTGCCGGTTTGATGACCACCCTCAAACTGCCTGAAGACCAACCGATTGAGCACTCTATGGTTTCTAAGGCAATTGAACAGGCTCAAACAAAAGTTGAGGGTTTTAACTTTGATATGCGAAAGAGAGTGGTTGAATACGATGACGTCATGAACCGCCAAAGAGAGATTATTTACAAGAAAAGACAAGAGATTCTGAAGGCCGCTGATAAGAGTAATGGAGAATTGAAAAAAGAGATTCAGGAGAAAATGATTAGCAATTTGGATAACTTAGTGGCTCTCTATACTCCTGAAGGCATTGTCGAGATTGAATACGAACAAATAGTTACCGGTTTTTGTGAGATTTTGCCTTTTGATACCAATTCTCAAGGAAAATTAAAAGTTCAATTAAAGGATCTTAAAGACCCAGAAAAAATCAAAGACCTCCTCAAAAAATTAGCAAAAGATGCTTATGAATCCAGAGAAAAGCAAATTGGTTCAGAAATGATGCGCCAGCTTGAGAGGTTTGTTTATCTGCGAACGATTGATCGCCTTTGGGTTGATCATCTAGATGCCATGGATGATTTAAGGGAGGGCGTTGGTTTAAGAGGTTATGGCCAAAAGGATCCTTTGGTGGAATACAAAAAGGAAGCTTTTACTTCTTTTGAAAGATTACTAGATTCAATTGATCACGATCTGATTAGACAAATCTTTAGAGTTCAGATTGGCCAGCCTCAACCCCAAAGACAACCAATCCAAACTAATATTGATACCAAAGACAATATGGGTTTAACGGCCCAACCTCAACAGGCAAAACAAGCGATTCCCCGGAAAAAGAAAGTTGGTCGGAATGACCCCTGTCCTTGCGGTTCGAACAAAAAATATAAAAAATGCTGCTATCCGAAATACGAATAA
- a CDS encoding methyltransferase domain-containing protein, giving the protein MMSFSFIPRTIFKTKSKISGEIIVKEHFGRYTLHVQGLIQSGGIIKGIWKKPFKKLEKELNVENCLILGLGGGTVVQLIKSPWPEAKILGIEIDPEIIKIGKQFFGLDRVENLEIINKDAFQWLAKYQGKKFDLVLVDFYLGSKFSQQAETDKFLESLKKILSKKALVVFNRLRLPGEDLTGFEEKLDRHFSQVETIKTPTNLFFIARS; this is encoded by the coding sequence ATGATGTCTTTTTCCTTTATTCCGCGAACAATTTTTAAAACAAAATCAAAGATAAGCGGTGAGATTATTGTCAAAGAACATTTTGGGCGCTATACCCTTCATGTTCAGGGTCTGATTCAGTCAGGGGGAATAATTAAAGGAATTTGGAAAAAGCCATTTAAAAAATTAGAGAAAGAATTAAACGTCGAAAACTGTTTAATTCTAGGTTTAGGCGGAGGCACCGTAGTTCAATTAATTAAATCACCTTGGCCAGAAGCAAAAATTCTAGGGATTGAAATTGATCCAGAGATTATTAAGATTGGTAAGCAGTTTTTTGGCTTAGATAGGGTTGAAAATTTAGAAATCATTAACAAAGATGCTTTTCAATGGTTAGCTAAGTACCAAGGTAAAAAGTTTGATTTGGTTTTAGTTGATTTTTATTTAGGTTCTAAGTTTTCCCAACAAGCGGAGACTGATAAGTTTTTAGAGAGTCTTAAAAAAATTCTTTCTAAAAAAGCCTTGGTTGTTTTTAATCGACTTCGTTTGCCAGGTGAGGATTTAACTGGGTTTGAGGAAAAATTAGATCGACATTTTTCTCAAGTTGAAACCATCAAAACCCCGACTAATCTCTTCTTCATCGCTAGAAGCTGA
- the greA gene encoding transcription elongation factor GreA → MDNNQNKIPITKEGLEGIKKEYGELVNTKRLEAVQRVAETRTIGDLTEDNEHIQAKQNLAFIDGKISELGEVINNAQIINQKDGGSDKVNLGCKVTVEFNGKNQSFHLVGEWEADPASMRISHKSPLGQSLLGRQVGDKIEVEAPAGKIIYTIKGIN, encoded by the coding sequence ATGGACAATAATCAAAATAAAATTCCCATCACCAAAGAAGGTCTAGAGGGAATTAAAAAAGAATACGGTGAATTGGTTAATACCAAGAGACTGGAAGCGGTTCAAAGAGTGGCCGAGACCAGAACGATTGGTGATCTGACTGAAGATAATGAACATATTCAGGCCAAACAGAACCTGGCTTTTATTGATGGAAAAATCAGTGAGCTGGGAGAGGTAATTAATAATGCCCAAATTATTAATCAAAAAGACGGAGGGTCAGATAAAGTTAATTTGGGTTGTAAGGTAACCGTTGAGTTTAATGGCAAGAATCAATCTTTTCATCTAGTGGGTGAATGGGAAGCTGATCCGGCTTCAATGAGAATCTCTCATAAGTCACCTCTAGGTCAGTCACTCCTAGGTAGACAAGTCGGCGACAAGATAGAAGTTGAAGCTCCGGCTGGAAAGATTATTTACACGATCAAAGGAATTAATTGA
- a CDS encoding HDIG domain-containing protein has product MIIREAALKILQQNMENQNLRRHCYAVEAVMRALAKKLDGDQEKWGLVGLLHDGDYEKTKDQPKEHTLLMFQWLQEAGETDEEILQAILSHNAEMTGKNKPQTKMEWALYCCDELTGLIVATTLMMPDKKITSVKPESVLKKMKDKSFAAAVDREQIKLCQEKLNISLEEFVKIALGAMQGINQDLGL; this is encoded by the coding sequence ATGATAATTAGAGAAGCCGCCCTAAAAATTCTTCAGCAAAACATGGAGAATCAAAATCTGCGGCGTCATTGCTATGCCGTTGAAGCGGTTATGAGGGCCTTAGCCAAAAAACTTGATGGCGATCAAGAAAAATGGGGTTTGGTTGGTCTCCTTCATGATGGTGATTACGAAAAAACCAAGGACCAACCAAAAGAACACACTCTTTTAATGTTTCAATGGCTTCAAGAGGCCGGTGAAACTGATGAAGAAATCCTGCAGGCGATTTTGTCTCATAATGCCGAGATGACCGGCAAGAATAAACCCCAGACTAAAATGGAATGGGCTCTTTATTGTTGTGATGAATTAACCGGTTTGATTGTGGCTACGACTTTGATGATGCCGGATAAAAAAATTACTAGCGTCAAACCGGAATCAGTTTTAAAAAAGATGAAAGACAAATCTTTTGCGGCGGCCGTTGACCGAGAACAAATCAAGCTGTGTCAGGAAAAACTCAACATTTCCTTAGAAGAATTTGTTAAAATTGCTTTAGGAGCGATGCAAGGGATTAACCAAGACTTAGGACTCTAA
- the serS gene encoding serine--tRNA ligase, whose translation MLDINFIKENPEKVKQGIKKKGYDAKIIDRVLKVDETRRQLMAEVDKWRQARNKLKKSEKEKGKRIKEMLRRLEPDLRAVEEEFKNLLMEIPNLPADDVPEGKDESENVEVRKWGKLKKFSFKPKDYQQLGGQLDLIDIKTASKVSGTRFGYLKNEAVQLEFALVQLALEVLVKEGFIPVVPPIMIKDEMMKGMGYLEHGGEDQTYHLKEDKLYLIGTAEQSLGPIHANEILEAKNLPLRYLGFSTCLRREAGTYGKDTKGIFRVHQFDKMEMFSFIKPQKDGDKKENDYLLSLEEKLVRALEIPYQITKMCAGDLAHPQVRKYDVNCWFPAEKRYRETHSTSTCTDYQAKRLNIRYREGSKTDFVHTLNGTAFAIGRMILAILENYQQRDGSVIIPKVLQKYTGFKKISPKNK comes from the coding sequence ATGCTAGATATTAATTTCATTAAAGAAAATCCAGAAAAAGTTAAACAAGGAATCAAGAAAAAAGGCTATGACGCGAAAATTATTGATCGGGTTTTAAAGGTAGATGAAACCCGAAGGCAATTAATGGCCGAAGTCGACAAGTGGCGCCAAGCCAGAAATAAGTTGAAAAAGAGTGAAAAAGAAAAAGGCAAGAGAATTAAGGAGATGCTCCGAAGGTTAGAACCTGATCTTCGGGCGGTTGAAGAAGAATTTAAGAATCTTCTCATGGAAATTCCTAATCTGCCGGCCGATGATGTTCCTGAAGGTAAGGACGAGTCAGAAAATGTTGAAGTCAGAAAATGGGGAAAGCTAAAGAAATTTAGTTTTAAACCCAAAGACTATCAGCAATTAGGTGGACAATTAGATCTGATTGACATTAAAACCGCCAGTAAGGTTTCCGGCACAAGGTTTGGTTATTTGAAGAATGAAGCGGTTCAACTAGAATTTGCTTTGGTTCAATTGGCCTTAGAAGTTTTAGTTAAGGAAGGTTTTATTCCTGTTGTTCCGCCAATCATGATTAAGGACGAAATGATGAAAGGAATGGGTTATCTGGAGCATGGGGGTGAAGATCAAACCTATCATCTTAAAGAAGACAAACTTTATCTGATTGGTACGGCCGAACAGTCACTCGGACCAATCCATGCCAATGAAATTCTTGAGGCTAAAAATCTCCCTCTTCGTTATCTTGGTTTTTCGACTTGTTTGCGAAGAGAGGCCGGCACTTATGGAAAGGATACCAAAGGCATTTTTCGGGTTCATCAATTTGACAAAATGGAGATGTTTTCTTTTATTAAACCCCAAAAAGATGGCGACAAAAAAGAAAATGATTATTTATTATCTTTAGAAGAAAAACTGGTTCGGGCTTTAGAAATTCCTTACCAAATTACCAAAATGTGCGCTGGTGATTTGGCTCATCCCCAAGTGAGAAAGTATGATGTTAACTGTTGGTTTCCGGCCGAGAAAAGATATCGAGAAACCCACTCAACTTCGACTTGTACCGACTACCAAGCCAAAAGATTGAATATTAGATATCGAGAAGGAAGTAAAACAGACTTTGTTCACACTCTTAATGGGACCGCTTTTGCGATTGGCAGAATGATTTTAGCGATTCTCGAAAACTATCAGCAAAGAGATGGTTCAGTAATAATTCCTAAGGTTCTTCAGAAATATACTGGCTTTAAGAAAATTTCTCCTAAAAATAAATGA
- a CDS encoding ABC transporter ATP-binding protein codes for MRRVSLPKLQESRLGQVFFVFSQVIKLSWQISPRLLLLTLLTNTVVGILTYPTLRLEKAFIDGLINSIGTDFWGTSGKIVILILFLRFIVGIGQDIFYRTGEFLRRMMSEILSVYLLSLIAKKHVELDVSLIDDPEFQDKISKIRRESSTRAWGMIWPIASTPMVLAGLLSTIVIIFSFNPLVTLIILFLSVPVFWIDAKFVKEDYRFRNKIMPLYRISSWLEHYLLVPRNILEIKLLKLARPFSKRMMKIYNQIFSGRLNLEKRKTFWKITASIPQNIFLLIFSIYVAFFVFAKKLTVGSAEMILRAINTFRQNLTGLVKNFFELYENYLYVTDLVWLLSLKPKLALDRKGKKFPREISQGIEFRNVWFRYSNNSPWVLKNVNLGINPQENVAIVGENGAGKSTIVKLICRFYDPQKGKILLNGVELEKYSVEDFWKNLSVLFQDFEVYPFSAKESIGYGDITKINKSNLIKKAAKRAKIDDYIESLRLKYQNPLDPQFEKGIRPSMGQWQRIGLARIFLKDARVVILDEPTSHVDPKAEEEIFEEIINYSKEKILFLISHRFSTVRRADKIYVIDNGKIIESGNHDELIKLGGRYAQLFELQAKGYR; via the coding sequence ATGAGAAGAGTTTCTTTACCTAAACTTCAAGAGAGTCGTCTTGGTCAAGTTTTTTTTGTTTTTTCTCAGGTTATAAAATTATCTTGGCAAATCAGTCCTAGACTTCTGTTATTAACCCTTCTTACCAATACTGTTGTTGGTATTTTGACTTATCCAACTTTGAGATTAGAAAAGGCTTTCATTGATGGCCTAATCAATAGTATTGGTACCGATTTTTGGGGAACATCAGGCAAAATAGTAATTCTAATTTTGTTTTTGAGATTTATTGTAGGAATTGGCCAGGATATTTTCTACAGAACAGGAGAGTTCCTCCGAAGAATGATGTCGGAAATTTTATCAGTTTATTTACTTTCTCTGATTGCCAAAAAACACGTTGAGCTTGATGTTTCTTTAATTGATGATCCCGAATTTCAAGACAAAATCTCGAAGATTAGACGAGAAAGCTCGACACGGGCCTGGGGAATGATTTGGCCAATTGCGAGTACACCGATGGTTTTAGCGGGACTTCTTTCAACTATCGTAATTATTTTTTCTTTTAATCCATTGGTAACTTTAATCATTCTTTTTCTTTCAGTGCCTGTTTTTTGGATTGATGCCAAGTTTGTTAAAGAGGATTATCGATTTAGAAATAAGATAATGCCACTCTATCGTATTAGTTCCTGGCTTGAACATTATCTTTTAGTACCAAGAAATATTCTTGAAATTAAACTTCTAAAATTAGCCAGGCCTTTTTCTAAAAGAATGATGAAAATTTATAATCAAATTTTTTCTGGCAGACTTAATCTTGAGAAAAGAAAGACCTTTTGGAAGATTACTGCCTCAATTCCTCAAAATATATTTCTTTTGATTTTTAGTATCTACGTCGCCTTTTTTGTTTTTGCCAAGAAGTTAACTGTGGGTTCAGCCGAAATGATTCTTCGGGCAATTAATACTTTTCGACAAAATCTTACTGGGTTGGTAAAGAACTTTTTTGAACTTTATGAAAATTATTTGTACGTTACTGATCTTGTTTGGCTACTCTCTCTTAAGCCAAAATTGGCGTTGGACAGGAAAGGAAAAAAATTTCCTCGAGAAATTAGCCAGGGGATTGAATTTAGGAATGTTTGGTTTCGCTACAGCAATAATAGCCCTTGGGTTTTAAAAAATGTTAATTTGGGAATTAATCCTCAAGAAAACGTGGCGATTGTTGGAGAAAATGGGGCAGGCAAGTCGACGATAGTTAAACTTATTTGCCGCTTTTATGATCCTCAGAAAGGAAAAATACTTTTAAATGGAGTTGAACTTGAAAAGTATTCGGTTGAAGATTTTTGGAAAAATTTGTCAGTTCTTTTTCAGGATTTTGAAGTTTATCCTTTTTCAGCCAAAGAGAGTATTGGTTATGGCGATATTACTAAGATTAATAAAAGTAATTTGATTAAAAAGGCAGCCAAAAGAGCAAAAATTGATGACTACATTGAATCTTTGAGATTGAAATATCAAAATCCTCTAGATCCTCAGTTTGAAAAAGGAATCCGACCATCTATGGGGCAATGGCAACGGATTGGTTTAGCCAGAATCTTTTTGAAAGATGCCCGAGTAGTTATTTTGGATGAGCCAACTTCTCATGTCGATCCAAAGGCAGAAGAAGAGATTTTTGAAGAGATTATTAATTACTCGAAAGAGAAAATTCTTTTTCTCATTTCTCATCGATTCTCAACTGTCAGAAGAGCGGATAAGATCTACGTGATAGATAATGGAAAGATAATAGAAAGCGGGAATCACGATGAGTTAATAAAATTAGGTGGGAGATATGCCCAACTCTTTGAACTTCAAGCAAAGGGTTATCGGTAA